Proteins from one Plasmodium yoelii strain 17X genome assembly, chromosome: 2 genomic window:
- a CDS encoding fam-a protein produces the protein MNNFYIQIVLFLLSIFVYVNNKTLAIEPAPGKGAIPESTYHYLTPEEIYEKNKHLLCTNSEEIIQAGEVVNEAVSQLEYHAISMDGYEFFNNNPNSSMPFYNKKHQDYINIEKIHFKVDDPDDYNEVINMLWDPDYAIFFNTDFVKITRVYNPNLVMIQQRYKKKFGRRQRYFYALATKVEISENKTIVVMSSANINDHNPSNKEYKNEIVKSANLFKTDIDSEEDIRKGKLKKMFANLIGYLIEKRDRYIHIIYVGSIERHSYGFLKALLEKLYI, from the exons atgaataatttttatattcaaattgttttatttcttttaagcATCTTCGTAtatgtgaataataaaaccCTTGCAATTGAACCTGCTCCAGGAAAAGGTGCAATACCTGAATCAACATATCATTATCTTAC TCCagaagaaatatatgaaaaaaacaagcACTTATTATGTACCAATTCAGAAGAAATTATACAAGCAGGTGAAGTTGTGAACGAAGCTGTATCACAATTAGAATATCATGCTATAAGTATGGATGgttatgaattttttaataacaatCCTAATAGTAGTATGCCtttttataacaaaaaaCACCAAgactatataaatattgaaaaaattcattttaaagTTGATGATCCCGATGAT TATAATGAAGTAATAAACATGTTATGGGATCCCGATTAtgccatttttttcaatactGACTTTGTTAAAA ttaCCCGTGTGTACAATCCAAATCTAGTAATGATACAACAAcgttacaaaaaaaaatttggaCGTCGTCAGAgatatttttatgctttaGCTACAAAGGTTGAA ataTCAGAAAACAAAACTATAGTAGTCATGAGTTcagcaaatataaatgatcacAACCCTTCcaataaagaatataaaaacgAAATTGTAAAAAGCGCAAATTTATTCAAAACTGACATTGATTCTGAAGAAGACATtagaaaaggaaaattaaaaaaaatgtttgcCAACTTAATTGGATACCTCATTGAAAAAAGAGACAGATATATTCATATCATCTATGTTGGCTCT atTGAAAGACATAGTTACGGTTTCCTAAAAGCATTATTGGAAAAgctttatatataa
- a CDS encoding PIR protein: MSSHVCEAFKFVDQILPDNYSFDKTNVSTAIQTYCKKNPRTRKRECFTIGDVVSAVTILLLHKLFVANKNIGSENKNNEYITYVMLWLSNKMKLIKKGRYGSVADFYVTFIKNSNNYILYHDKIYKNRKMMYLNIDRMRRLYGLLIKLCNAITKHKKDPSNCSNFSDFVNDWIKQYIDLIFKKKRVFEDEHYCDVLVTLKNAYENFKKDNDTKNSFPEIIEIEGIKTCKQLGQEATTSSKVIDVKSIERVKGKKDLEEDKDTSRYIDVIKRGFETCSSNFSIMFTNNVKELYNKALPPLTDFYEKIINFGDKTINYMNDQLKKVIEIYAPNNCISEENPQRDKPSSSQETPSENGGSDQKGCEASQISLTHPVMKQETPVSEVTGDGTTEIGDNPLNVYKKMGISILILLIPIALAIMYKYLPFGWRKKSKKKKNMKKAINMFDTNETTESDINPTDRKKQMQIIINLSTPKKQDKKLTNSSIQKKQDKQFINSSTPKKQDKKLTNLSTPKKQDKKFIDSSTQKKQSKKFIDSIYWGKYPLLNIYKLMKADPVPFIILFLLFIFYVYKRKGDSLE, translated from the exons ATGAGTTCCCATGtg tgtgaaGCATTTAAATTTGTTGATCAAATTTTGCCTGATAATTATTCTTTCGATAAAACTAATGTATCTACTGCTATACAAACTTATTGTAAAAAGAACCCGAGAACAAGGAAAAGAGAATGTTTCACTATCGGTGATGTAGTTAGCGCTGTtactatattattacttCATAAATTATTCGTTgcgaataaaaatataggatctgaaaataaaaataacgaaTATATCACGTATGTTATGCTATGGTTaagtaataaaatgaaactaattaaaaaagggaGGTACGGAAGCGTGGCAGATTTTTATGTCacgtttataaaaaatagtaacaactatatattatatcatGATAAAATCTATAAAAACAGAAAAATGATGTATCTTAATATTGATAGAATGCGTAGACTTTATGGGTTACTTATTAAGCTGTGTAATGCAATTACTAAACATAAAAAAGATCCTTCAAATTGCTCCAATTTTTCAGATTTTGTTAACGATTGGATAAAACAATACATAGAccttatttttaaaaaaaaaagagttTTTGAAGATGAACATTATTGTGATGTATTGGTGACTTTAAAAAATgcttatgaaaattttaaaaaagataatGATACCAAAAATTCTTTTCCAGAAATTATAGAGATAGAAGGAATAAAAACTTGTAAGCAATTAGGTCAAGAAGCAACAACTTCATCGAAAGTTATAGATGTGAAATCCATAGAAAGAGTGAAGGGAAAAAAGGATTTAGAGGAAGACAAAGATACCTCGAGATATATAGATGTTATTAAAAGGGGATTTGAAACGTGTAGTTCAAATTTTAGTATTATGTTTACTAATAATGTCaaagaattatataataaggCGTTGCCACCACTAACAGATTTTTacgaaaaaattataaattttggTGATAAAactattaattatatgaatgaTCAACTTAAAAAAGTAATAGAAATTTATGCACCAAATAATTGTATATCTGAGGAGAATCCCCAAAGAGATAAACCATCATCATCTCAAGAAACTCCATCTGAAAATGGAGGTTCTGATCAAAAGGGTTGCGAAGCATCTCAAATATCATTGACACATCCAGTGATGAAACAAGAAACTCCAGTATCCGAAGTAACAGGAGATGGAACAACAGAAATAGGTGATAATCCACTCAACGTATACAAGAAAATGGGAATTTCAATTCTAATTCTTTTAATACCCATTGCTTTAGCTATTATGTACAag TATTTGCCATTTGGATGGAGAAAGAAAtcgaagaaaaaaaaaaacatgaaaaaggctataaatatgtttgatACAAATGAAACGACAGAAAGTGATATAAACCCAACTGAtcgaaaaaaacaaatgcaaataattataaatttatctaCTCCAAAAAAACAGGATAAAAAGCTTACCAATTCGTctattcaaaaaaaacaggataaacaatttataaattcatctACTCCAAAAAAACAGGATAAAAAGCTTACCAATTTATCTACTCCAAAAAAACAAGATAAAAAGTTTATAGATTCATCTACTCAAAAAAAACAGAGTAAAAAGTTTATAGATTCCATTTATTGGGGAAAATAtccattattaaatatatataaacttatGAAGGCCGATCCTGtaccatttattattttatttttgttgtttattttttatgtttataaaagaaaaggtGATTCTttagaataa
- a CDS encoding PIR protein — protein MGNKVKEEDYFFKRRSTICGKFDTLRKLFPDDLTESGEYAFGGGPLKTYCPKSEKCNNNIDKIGSGCLWLFNQLYKDRIDFSNNANDNIIIITFIFGWLSYKLNQKTENGIDKLMDFFDKHMKNVDEYNKYIENNTENKTYADLINKNKELMDIDIKIMSKFYDAFNNMCKMYNNLSKAKNNGTEYLKYVNNFADNYNALFNETSGNLFKRVLPAVSNDYNYIKSTLNVEYVRKQFPELTTEKKTQISLSSDETQLDDSSSGTSPLNSKTGVSDYEPEISDSETKISDSETTLLSSLIIHKLIPIPFMFVVILILLGIAYKYSLFGFRKRGQKQYLRKKIKK, from the exons ATGGGAAATAAAGTGAAAGAAGAAGATTACTTCTTTAAAAGACGCAGCACCATA TGTGGTAAATTTGATACTTTGAGGAAACTTTTTCCCGATGATTTAACTGAATCTGGAGAATATGCTTTTGGTGGTGGGCCGCTCAAAACTTACTGCCCTAAATCTGAAAAATGCAATAAcaatatcgataaaattgGTTCTGGATGCTTATGGTTATTTAATCAATTATATAAGGATCGTATAGATTTTTCGAATAATGCAAAtgacaatattattattattacattcatttttggctggttaagttataagtTAAATCAAAAAACAGAAAACGGAATCGATAAATTAATGGATTTTTTTGACAAACATATGAAAAATGTCGATGAGTATAACaagtatatagaaaataatacgGAAAACAAGACGTATGCTgatcttataaataaaaataaggaaTTGATGGATAttgatattaaaattatgtctaaattttatgatgcatttaataATATGTGTAAAATGTATAACAATCTTTCAAAGGCGAAGAATAATGGCAcggaatatttaaaatatgttaataattttgcTGATAATTATAATGCTCTTTTTAATGAAACTAGCggtaatttatttaaacgAGTACTGCCTGCTGTATCAAAcgattataattatataaaaagtaCATTAAATGTTGAATATGTAAGGAAACAATTTCCGGAACTTACAacggaaaaaaaaacacaaattTCTTTAAGTTCTGATGAAACACAATTGGATGACTCCTCAAGTGGAACATCACCATTAAATTCTAAAACTGGAGTATCAGATTATGAACCTGAAATATCAGATTCTGAAACTAAAATATCAGATTCTGAAACGACACTATTGAGTTCATTGATAATACACAAACTAATTCCAATTCCATTTATGTTTGTtgtaatattaattttattaggaattgcatataag tattcgttatttggatttcgaaAAAGAGgtcaaaaacaatatttaagaaaaaaaataaaaaaataa